Proteins encoded in a region of the Trichosurus vulpecula isolate mTriVul1 chromosome 9, mTriVul1.pri, whole genome shotgun sequence genome:
- the ZNF213 gene encoding zinc finger protein 213 isoform X1, with protein sequence MAATPGTQVQASVEPEGLLIVKVEEDSSWEQEAPLPKEDTDSEIFRQRFRQFHYREADGPHEAFSQLWGLCCRWLRPETRTKEQILELLVLEQFLTVLPRGIQGWVRNRCPASGEEAVAMVENLQKQPRNPLQQEEPSEESETQGGVRGSSGLPLAQRETQAKGVSQEEGAWSRNPGTESQEQRSHGSQPASQLPALLKEGSTREMVDAFFSSGIHGPVSFGDVPFYLSLEEWECLDPSQRDLFWDIKRENFRSVSLGLGIKSQNERASYQAGLKEGEPVPGRSAGDVPWSTEEGEVWESENRPDRELGQERPVGVRRGRPPTRRRQFRDLAAEKPHSCQQCGKCFRWGSDLSRHQRTHTGEKPHKCQECEKSFRSSSDLVRHQGVHTGEKPFTCTECGKSFSRSAYLTDHQRIHTGEKPYECTECGKSFSLRSYLLDHRRVHTGERPFGCSECDKSFKQRAHLIAHQSLHAKMAQSVG encoded by the exons ATGGCTGCAACTCCAGGAACGCAGGTCCAGGCCTCAGTGGAACCAGAGGGACTCCTGATAGTGAAGGTGGAGGAGGATTCCTCCTGGGAGCAGGAAGCTCCTCTACCCAAGGAGGACACCGACTCGGAGATCTTCCGTCAGCGCTTTAGGCAGTTCCATTACAGGGAGGCAGATGGGCCTCATGAAGCTTTCAGTCAGCTGTGGGGACTCTGTTGTCGGTGGTTGAGGCCAGAAACCCGAACAAAAGAGCAGATTCTGGAGCTGCTGGTGCTGGAGCAGTTCCTGACCGTCCTGCCCAGGGGCATCCAGGGTTGGGTGAGGAATCGATGCCCGGCGAGTGGGGAGGAAGCTGTAGCCATGGTGGAGAACCTGCAGAAACAGCCCAGAAACCCATTGCAGCAG GAAGAGCCCTCAGAGGAGTCGGAGACTCAGGGAGGAGTTCGGGGGTCCTCAGGCCTCCCGCTGGCACAGAGGGAGACCCAGGCCAAGGGGGTGTCTCAAGAGGAAGGGGCATGGAGCCGAAACCCAGGAACAGAGTCCCAGGAACAGAGGAGCCATGGCT CTCAACCTGCTTCCCAGCTTCCTGCCCTTCTGAAGGAGGGGAGCACCAGAGAGATGGTGGatgctttcttttcctctggGATCCAT GGACCAGTGTCATTTGGAGATGTGCCCTTTTATCTCTCTCTGGAAGAATGGGAGTGTCTGGATCCTTCTCAGAGGGACCTCTTCTGGGACATAAAACGGGAGAACTTCCGCAGTGTCTCTCTGG GTTTGGGGATCAAGAGCCAGAATGAGAGAGCTTCCTACCAGGCTGGTTTGAAAGAAGGAGAGCCAGTGCCTGGCAGATCTGCGGGTGATGTGCCCTGGAGCACTGAGGAAGGTGAAGTCTGGGAAAGTGAGAACCGACCTGACCGAGAGCTGGGGCAAGAGCGCCCCGTGGGGGTGAGGAGAGGACGCCCTCCCACACGCCGGAGACAGTTCCGAGACTTGGCAGCTGAGAAACCCCACAGCTGCCAGCAGTGTGGAAAATGCTTCCGTTGGGGCTCAGACCTGTCACGGCACCAGCGGACACACACGGGCGAGAAGCCCCACAAGTGCCAGGAATGTGAGAAGAGTTTCCGTAGCTCCTCAGACCTTGTGCGCCACCAAGGTGTCCACACAGGTGAGAAGCCTTTCACCTGTACCGAGTGTGGCAAGAGCTTCAGCCGAAGTGCATACCTCACTGACCACCAGCGCATCCACACTGGTGAGAAGCCTTATGAGTGCACTGAATGTGGCAAGAGCTTCTCTCTCCGCTCCTACCTGCTAGACCACCGACGAGTGCACACTGGCGAGCGTCCTTTTGGCTGCAGTGAATGTGACAAGAGCTTTAAGCAGCGGGCACACCTCATTGCCCACCAGAGCCTTCATGCAAAGATGGCACAGTCGGTGGGATGA
- the ZNF213 gene encoding zinc finger protein 213 isoform X2 produces MPGEWGGSCSHGGEPAETAQKPIAADSLTLDLALMGIYVVHGQEEPSEESETQGGVRGSSGLPLAQRETQAKGVSQEEGAWSRNPGTESQEQRSHGSQPASQLPALLKEGSTREMVDAFFSSGIHGPVSFGDVPFYLSLEEWECLDPSQRDLFWDIKRENFRSVSLGLGIKSQNERASYQAGLKEGEPVPGRSAGDVPWSTEEGEVWESENRPDRELGQERPVGVRRGRPPTRRRQFRDLAAEKPHSCQQCGKCFRWGSDLSRHQRTHTGEKPHKCQECEKSFRSSSDLVRHQGVHTGEKPFTCTECGKSFSRSAYLTDHQRIHTGEKPYECTECGKSFSLRSYLLDHRRVHTGERPFGCSECDKSFKQRAHLIAHQSLHAKMAQSVG; encoded by the exons ATGCCCGGCGAGTGGGGAGGAAGCTGTAGCCATGGTGGAGAACCTGCAGAAACAGCCCAGAAACCCATTGCAGCAG ACTCCCTGACCCTGGACCTTGCACTGATGGGCATATATGTTGTGCATGGACAGGAAGAGCCCTCAGAGGAGTCGGAGACTCAGGGAGGAGTTCGGGGGTCCTCAGGCCTCCCGCTGGCACAGAGGGAGACCCAGGCCAAGGGGGTGTCTCAAGAGGAAGGGGCATGGAGCCGAAACCCAGGAACAGAGTCCCAGGAACAGAGGAGCCATGGCT CTCAACCTGCTTCCCAGCTTCCTGCCCTTCTGAAGGAGGGGAGCACCAGAGAGATGGTGGatgctttcttttcctctggGATCCAT GGACCAGTGTCATTTGGAGATGTGCCCTTTTATCTCTCTCTGGAAGAATGGGAGTGTCTGGATCCTTCTCAGAGGGACCTCTTCTGGGACATAAAACGGGAGAACTTCCGCAGTGTCTCTCTGG GTTTGGGGATCAAGAGCCAGAATGAGAGAGCTTCCTACCAGGCTGGTTTGAAAGAAGGAGAGCCAGTGCCTGGCAGATCTGCGGGTGATGTGCCCTGGAGCACTGAGGAAGGTGAAGTCTGGGAAAGTGAGAACCGACCTGACCGAGAGCTGGGGCAAGAGCGCCCCGTGGGGGTGAGGAGAGGACGCCCTCCCACACGCCGGAGACAGTTCCGAGACTTGGCAGCTGAGAAACCCCACAGCTGCCAGCAGTGTGGAAAATGCTTCCGTTGGGGCTCAGACCTGTCACGGCACCAGCGGACACACACGGGCGAGAAGCCCCACAAGTGCCAGGAATGTGAGAAGAGTTTCCGTAGCTCCTCAGACCTTGTGCGCCACCAAGGTGTCCACACAGGTGAGAAGCCTTTCACCTGTACCGAGTGTGGCAAGAGCTTCAGCCGAAGTGCATACCTCACTGACCACCAGCGCATCCACACTGGTGAGAAGCCTTATGAGTGCACTGAATGTGGCAAGAGCTTCTCTCTCCGCTCCTACCTGCTAGACCACCGACGAGTGCACACTGGCGAGCGTCCTTTTGGCTGCAGTGAATGTGACAAGAGCTTTAAGCAGCGGGCACACCTCATTGCCCACCAGAGCCTTCATGCAAAGATGGCACAGTCGGTGGGATGA